A region from the Salicibibacter cibarius genome encodes:
- a CDS encoding electron transfer flavoprotein subunit beta/FixA family protein has protein sequence MNIYVVMKRTFDTEEKVEINDGVIDEEGAEFVINPYDEYAIEEAIVLKDAHGGEVTVVTVGDEEAEKELRTALAMGADQAVLLDTEDLDEEVDHYTISEMLAAYFKDKEYDIILGGNVAVDDGAGQVAPRLAEKLDINQLTTITKLEIDGTTANIERDIEGDVEIVETQLPLLVTCQQGLNEPRYPSLPGIMKAKKKPLDTLDLDDLDLDEDDLEAKTKTVDRYLPPEKEAGKKLEGEPAEQVRELVDLLKNEAKVI, from the coding sequence ATGAATATCTATGTCGTTATGAAAAGAACCTTCGACACAGAGGAGAAAGTCGAAATCAACGATGGCGTGATTGACGAAGAAGGTGCAGAATTTGTCATCAATCCATATGATGAATACGCGATCGAAGAAGCTATCGTTCTAAAAGATGCCCATGGCGGGGAAGTTACCGTCGTCACTGTCGGGGATGAAGAAGCGGAAAAGGAATTGCGCACCGCGCTTGCCATGGGAGCGGACCAAGCAGTGCTCCTGGATACGGAAGACTTGGATGAGGAAGTGGACCATTACACGATTTCTGAAATGTTGGCTGCTTATTTCAAAGATAAAGAATATGATATTATCCTGGGCGGAAACGTTGCCGTGGATGACGGAGCCGGCCAAGTGGCGCCGCGACTTGCCGAAAAACTAGATATCAATCAATTGACAACGATTACAAAACTCGAAATCGATGGAACGACCGCGAATATTGAACGTGATATCGAAGGGGACGTTGAGATTGTCGAAACGCAGCTTCCTTTACTCGTTACGTGCCAGCAAGGCTTGAATGAACCTCGTTACCCGTCCTTGCCTGGGATCATGAAAGCGAAGAAAAAACCGTTGGATACACTGGATCTCGATGATCTCGATCTGGATGAAGATGATTTGGAAGCGAAAACAAAAACGGTTGATCGCTACTTGCCGCCGGAAAAAGAAGCAGGTAAGAAATTGGAAGGCGAACCAGCAGAACAGGTTCGGGAACTTGTCGATCTACTCAAAAACGAAGCCAAAGTCATATAA
- a CDS encoding TetR/AcrR family transcriptional regulator, with protein MALDKKNSQKYQLIIDAAVTVIANHGYHAAQVSKIAKEAGVADGTIYLYFKNKEDILVSLFRTKMGGFISAIEDRMATCHNAEEKLSQIVHMHFAQFSAQPDLSVVMQLEMRQSARDLRLQINEVLKVYVHLMEEVIKSGKEEGIFSQTLDEKLGRQMLFGTVDEMVTNWVMKERKYDLRNLSKPAFEMLLGAFKSGSLSTDA; from the coding sequence ATGGCTTTAGATAAGAAAAACTCTCAAAAATACCAGTTAATTATTGACGCGGCAGTTACCGTTATTGCAAACCATGGGTATCACGCTGCCCAAGTCTCCAAAATTGCAAAAGAAGCAGGCGTGGCCGACGGTACGATCTACCTCTATTTCAAGAATAAAGAAGATATTCTTGTATCTCTTTTCCGAACGAAAATGGGAGGGTTCATTTCCGCAATTGAAGACCGAATGGCAACATGCCACAACGCAGAAGAGAAGTTATCGCAAATTGTCCATATGCATTTTGCCCAGTTTTCAGCTCAACCGGATTTAAGCGTTGTCATGCAATTGGAAATGCGCCAATCCGCACGTGACTTGCGTTTGCAGATCAATGAGGTTCTCAAAGTGTACGTGCATTTGATGGAAGAAGTGATTAAGAGCGGGAAAGAGGAGGGAATCTTCAGTCAAACCCTTGATGAAAAACTTGGGCGACAGATGCTCTTTGGCACCGTTGATGAAATGGTGACCAACTGGGTGATGAAAGAGCGCAAATATGACTTGAGAAATCTTTCAAAACCTGCATTTGAAATGTTGCTAGGAGCATTCAAAAGTGGTAGTTTAAGTACAGACGCATGA
- a CDS encoding long-chain-fatty-acid--CoA ligase, whose translation MTTKERHAWLNNYPAEVAPSYPYSEKGLHEFLQAAAEEYPEKTAIHFKGKSLTYQALLDYSLQFANALKTLGLEKGDRVAIMLANTPQSVICYYGALFAGGVVVQMNPLFVEREIEQQLVDSDAKMLVCLDMVYPRVQKVRQNTGLEHVFVTGIKDFLPFPKNKIYPYIQKKDMGMKIEVTYDNGTHNWKEAVTNASKTFESPAIDPKKDLALIQYTGGTTGAPKGVMLTHYNLVVNTEQCIRWMYKTERGKERILAALPFFHVYGMTTAMNLGILNVAELVIVPKFDPKEILKTIEKKKITMFPGAPTMYIGLTNHPDIEKHDLSSIKACLSGAAPLPREVQLTFEEKTGGKLVEGYGLTETSPVASANPIWEMNKNGSIGLPWPDTEMAALDQESGDIAPINEVGEIAVRGPQVMQGYWKKEEETNAVFSGDWFKTGDMGYQDEDGFFYIVDRKKDMIIAGGFNIYPREVEEILYEHEAILEAAVVGVPHPYRGETVKAFVVLKEGQEATHEDLEAFCRSKLAAYKIPRIFEQREELPKTFVGKVLRRALVEEEMEKQEAIEAEKKHG comes from the coding sequence ATGACGACAAAAGAAAGACATGCTTGGCTGAATAATTATCCGGCAGAGGTAGCCCCTTCTTATCCATATTCGGAAAAAGGGTTGCACGAATTTTTGCAAGCAGCCGCTGAGGAATACCCGGAGAAAACAGCCATTCATTTTAAAGGGAAATCCTTAACCTATCAAGCGTTGCTTGATTACAGCCTTCAATTTGCAAATGCCCTGAAAACGCTAGGTCTTGAAAAAGGCGACCGCGTGGCGATAATGCTTGCAAATACGCCCCAATCGGTGATTTGCTATTATGGAGCATTGTTTGCCGGCGGGGTCGTTGTACAGATGAACCCTCTGTTCGTCGAAAGGGAAATTGAACAACAACTGGTTGACTCGGACGCAAAAATGCTCGTCTGTTTGGACATGGTTTATCCGCGTGTGCAAAAGGTTCGGCAAAATACTGGTCTGGAACATGTGTTTGTCACCGGCATTAAGGATTTCTTGCCATTCCCGAAAAACAAAATCTATCCTTATATCCAAAAGAAAGATATGGGGATGAAAATTGAAGTAACATACGATAACGGGACGCATAACTGGAAGGAAGCAGTGACGAATGCAAGCAAGACATTCGAGAGCCCGGCCATCGATCCGAAAAAAGATTTGGCTTTGATTCAATATACGGGCGGAACGACAGGCGCTCCCAAAGGCGTGATGCTCACCCACTATAATCTTGTCGTTAACACCGAGCAATGCATCCGGTGGATGTATAAAACCGAGAGAGGCAAAGAGCGGATTTTGGCAGCCCTCCCTTTTTTCCACGTCTACGGAATGACGACGGCCATGAATCTTGGAATATTAAATGTTGCCGAGTTAGTCATCGTGCCGAAATTCGATCCGAAAGAAATTCTAAAGACGATTGAAAAGAAAAAAATAACGATGTTCCCGGGTGCCCCTACCATGTACATTGGATTAACGAATCACCCCGATATTGAAAAACATGACTTGAGCTCGATAAAGGCTTGTTTGAGTGGAGCGGCACCGTTACCGAGAGAAGTTCAACTTACATTTGAAGAGAAAACGGGAGGCAAACTGGTTGAAGGGTACGGATTGACCGAAACCTCGCCGGTGGCGTCTGCCAATCCGATTTGGGAGATGAATAAGAACGGCAGTATCGGCTTGCCGTGGCCGGATACGGAGATGGCAGCTTTGGATCAGGAGAGCGGGGACATCGCCCCTATCAATGAAGTTGGGGAGATTGCCGTACGCGGACCCCAGGTCATGCAAGGGTATTGGAAGAAAGAAGAGGAGACGAACGCGGTTTTTAGCGGTGACTGGTTTAAAACCGGGGACATGGGATATCAAGATGAAGATGGTTTTTTCTATATCGTCGACCGAAAAAAAGATATGATCATCGCCGGAGGATTTAATATCTATCCGAGAGAAGTGGAAGAAATTCTCTATGAGCATGAAGCCATTCTTGAAGCAGCGGTGGTCGGTGTGCCACACCCGTATCGGGGAGAGACGGTAAAGGCATTTGTCGTATTGAAAGAAGGACAAGAGGCGACTCACGAAGACCTTGAAGCATTTTGCCGTTCAAAACTGGCAGCCTATAAAATTCCCCGTATTTTTGAACAAAGGGAAGAGTTACCGAAGACATTTGTCGGGAAAGTTTTAAGGCGCGCGCTTGTCGAAGAAGAAATGGAGAAACAAGAGGCAATTGAGGCAGAGAAGAAACATGGATGA
- a CDS encoding endonuclease MutS2, which yields MQEDMLRTLEYQKMKNQLMAHVASDLGKEKIRDLSPHTELTAVQHAQEETAEGEQVLRFRGHVPLGGVHDIRAEIKRAQLGSVLDPQDFTNINDTIRAGNQLKAFIEQLLEEEEELSLPHLDAYISDLFPLKNLAAAIQRTISEDGHVLDSASDALRTARQQIRTFESTIRSKLDQILRSKDAETKLSDRVVTIRNERYVIPVKQAYRNAFGGIVHDQSSSGQTLFIEPQSVVTANNQRREAKMKEKQEIERILRMLTEEVAAEGEPLLSNTDILAQLDFISAKALYAREIRGVQPQLNDRRYVYFPQARHPLLDADDVVPIDLEIGGDYYSLVITGPNTGGKTVALKTVGLFTLMAQSGLFLPAAEKAEATVFTNIFADIGDEQSIEQSLSTFSSHMTNIVSILQDVNDQSLVLFDELGAGTDPAEGAALAVSILDEVHDRGARTVATTHYTELKGYAYNRSGVMNASVEFDVDTLSPTYRLLTGVPGRSNAFAISRRLGLSENIIEAAESEMAADTKQAERMITSLETRYQEAEQAQEEADETRRQAEKLHRELDRAFTELQNRKQSIYEEAEEKAKAEVGKAKEEAEAIVADLRRLQQEGHAVKEHELIEARKGLEDAPPQLTKKQQQVKRKAQTVATYEPGEEVFVPRFNQGGHIVETSGKDEYSVQLGIMKMTLKADDLEKTAQPKPEKAGKSVTRVSGRSSHVKPELDLRGQRYENAMTEVEKYLDEVVLAGYGRVHIIHGKGTGALRKGVKELLAKHPSVKNTRDGGMNEGGIGNTVVELK from the coding sequence ATGCAGGAGGATATGCTACGAACGTTAGAGTACCAAAAAATGAAAAATCAGCTAATGGCACACGTAGCATCTGACTTAGGCAAAGAAAAAATCCGTGATCTCTCCCCTCATACGGAACTGACGGCTGTGCAGCATGCCCAGGAGGAAACGGCCGAGGGGGAGCAAGTTCTTCGTTTTCGTGGACACGTCCCCCTCGGAGGCGTCCATGATATTCGCGCCGAAATAAAACGGGCTCAACTTGGGAGCGTCCTCGACCCTCAAGATTTTACGAACATTAATGACACCATTCGTGCCGGAAACCAACTGAAGGCATTTATCGAGCAATTGCTCGAAGAGGAAGAAGAGCTTTCACTCCCTCATTTGGACGCCTATATCTCGGATCTTTTTCCGTTAAAAAACTTGGCAGCGGCCATCCAAAGAACAATTAGTGAAGATGGCCATGTGCTCGATAGCGCGAGTGACGCCTTAAGAACGGCACGACAACAAATTCGCACGTTTGAATCAACGATCCGTTCGAAACTTGACCAGATTCTGCGTTCAAAAGATGCGGAAACCAAGCTCTCTGATCGGGTCGTAACAATAAGGAACGAACGCTACGTCATTCCCGTAAAACAAGCCTATCGAAACGCATTTGGCGGGATTGTCCACGACCAATCTTCCTCCGGGCAAACGCTGTTTATTGAACCGCAATCCGTCGTGACGGCGAATAATCAACGGCGGGAAGCAAAAATGAAAGAGAAGCAGGAAATTGAACGGATCTTGCGGATGTTAACGGAAGAGGTAGCCGCAGAAGGCGAGCCATTATTAAGTAATACCGATATCCTTGCCCAGCTTGATTTTATTTCCGCAAAAGCCCTGTATGCGCGGGAAATCAGAGGGGTGCAACCACAACTGAATGACCGTCGCTACGTTTATTTCCCCCAAGCCCGCCATCCGTTATTGGATGCTGATGATGTCGTCCCCATCGATTTGGAAATCGGGGGGGACTATTATTCGCTTGTGATTACCGGTCCCAACACCGGCGGCAAAACCGTCGCTTTAAAAACCGTTGGCCTCTTTACGCTTATGGCCCAATCCGGTTTATTTTTGCCGGCCGCGGAAAAAGCGGAAGCGACCGTTTTCACGAATATTTTTGCCGATATCGGCGATGAACAATCCATTGAGCAAAGCTTAAGCACGTTTTCTTCCCATATGACGAATATCGTTTCCATTTTGCAAGACGTCAATGATCAAAGCCTTGTTTTATTCGATGAATTGGGGGCGGGAACTGATCCCGCCGAAGGCGCGGCACTCGCCGTTTCCATTTTGGATGAAGTCCACGACCGCGGCGCCCGCACGGTAGCTACCACCCACTACACGGAACTGAAAGGCTATGCTTATAACCGAAGTGGCGTGATGAATGCCAGTGTTGAGTTTGATGTAGATACGCTAAGTCCCACGTATCGGCTGCTCACGGGAGTCCCGGGGCGTAGCAACGCATTTGCCATCTCCCGCCGTCTCGGCCTATCGGAAAACATTATAGAAGCGGCCGAAAGCGAAATGGCCGCTGACACGAAGCAGGCGGAACGAATGATTACGTCGCTCGAGACTCGCTATCAAGAAGCGGAACAAGCCCAAGAAGAAGCGGATGAAACGCGGAGGCAGGCGGAGAAACTGCACCGCGAATTGGACCGCGCGTTTACGGAATTGCAAAACCGAAAACAGTCGATCTACGAGGAAGCAGAAGAAAAGGCAAAAGCGGAAGTGGGCAAGGCAAAAGAAGAAGCGGAAGCAATTGTTGCCGACTTACGCCGTCTCCAACAAGAAGGCCATGCAGTGAAAGAGCATGAGCTCATTGAAGCACGAAAAGGCCTTGAAGACGCACCCCCTCAATTAACGAAAAAGCAACAACAAGTGAAGAGAAAAGCGCAAACAGTAGCGACTTACGAGCCGGGCGAAGAAGTCTTCGTGCCCCGCTTTAATCAAGGCGGACACATCGTGGAAACATCCGGGAAAGATGAATATAGTGTCCAACTTGGAATTATGAAAATGACATTAAAGGCAGACGACCTGGAAAAAACGGCGCAGCCAAAGCCTGAAAAAGCCGGGAAAAGCGTCACGCGTGTCTCCGGACGTTCGTCTCATGTGAAACCGGAATTGGATTTGCGCGGCCAACGTTATGAAAATGCCATGACAGAGGTGGAAAAATACCTCGATGAAGTTGTGCTTGCCGGATATGGGCGTGTTCATATCATTCATGGCAAAGGAACAGGCGCTTTGCGCAAAGGGGTAAAAGAACTGCTGGCAAAACACCCGAGTGTTAAAAATACAAGAGACGGCGGAATGAATGAAGGCGGGATCGGCAATACGGTTGTCGAATTAAAATAA
- the polX gene encoding DNA polymerase/3'-5' exonuclease PolX produces the protein MDKKEVMQTLETIAIYQEIAGENPFKIAAYRKAAQALEREARTLEEIGRPEALNGIGKGTAAVIEALRDTGKSEVLDELKAKVPAGLPVLLQLPGLGGKKVGKLYQELGITDAASLKDACEQKQVQTLPGFGAKTEEKILDALNATNERPERLPVAFMLQVAEEMEAALRQFTVVNRFARAGSLRRLKETVRDLDYVISTDDPEHVRDQLKALAGIAEVVADGEKKVSLQLDKGYPVNVDVRIVSDDAFASALHHFTGSKDHHLLMRRIAKAQNEKINEYGVEDSETGKITTFRNEKDFFAHFGLENIPPEAREGTIETEWYQKNRENIDLQQVMGDLHTHTVWSDGANSIEEMAKAAIERGYTYMAITDHSRFLQVANGLSEARVLRQQEDIREANEKFDNIRIFSGIEMDIRPDGTLDYTDETLRQLDFVIASIHSAFSQSEATIHARLNAALDHPCVDLIAHPTGRLIGKRQGYGVDLDWLFKRAAETGTALELNANPNRLDLSADALKRAVDQGVTIAINTDAHRAEGLGQMAFGIGTAKKAFLLADQVLNTWPLEKLESHLKNKRMLTEK, from the coding sequence CGTTGAACGGTATCGGAAAGGGGACGGCCGCTGTCATCGAAGCGCTTAGGGATACCGGTAAAAGCGAAGTGCTGGATGAGTTGAAAGCCAAAGTGCCTGCGGGTTTGCCTGTTCTCTTGCAATTGCCCGGGTTGGGCGGAAAAAAAGTCGGAAAGCTTTATCAAGAACTCGGGATTACAGATGCTGCATCGTTAAAAGACGCTTGTGAACAAAAACAGGTCCAAACGTTACCGGGATTCGGGGCGAAAACAGAAGAAAAAATCCTCGACGCATTAAATGCAACCAATGAGCGTCCCGAACGCTTGCCGGTTGCTTTTATGTTACAGGTGGCGGAAGAAATGGAAGCAGCGTTGAGACAGTTTACAGTGGTCAATCGTTTTGCCCGGGCAGGAAGTTTACGGCGCCTAAAAGAGACGGTTCGCGATCTTGATTACGTCATCTCAACCGATGATCCCGAACACGTGCGGGATCAACTCAAAGCGTTGGCCGGCATTGCCGAGGTTGTCGCTGATGGGGAAAAGAAAGTGTCATTGCAATTGGACAAGGGCTACCCCGTTAACGTTGACGTTAGAATCGTGAGCGACGATGCATTCGCGAGTGCCCTCCATCATTTTACCGGTTCCAAGGACCACCATCTGCTCATGCGAAGAATCGCGAAAGCACAAAACGAGAAGATTAATGAATATGGCGTTGAAGATAGTGAAACAGGCAAAATCACTACTTTCCGAAACGAAAAGGATTTTTTTGCCCATTTTGGTTTGGAAAATATCCCGCCGGAGGCAAGGGAAGGGACGATTGAAACGGAATGGTACCAAAAAAACCGGGAAAATATTGATTTACAACAGGTGATGGGTGATCTCCACACGCATACCGTGTGGAGCGACGGTGCGAACTCCATCGAGGAAATGGCCAAAGCAGCAATCGAGCGCGGGTACACGTACATGGCCATTACCGACCATTCCCGCTTTTTGCAAGTGGCGAACGGATTGAGCGAGGCGCGTGTGCTCCGCCAGCAAGAGGACATCCGAGAAGCCAATGAAAAATTCGATAACATTCGGATTTTTTCCGGCATAGAAATGGATATCAGACCTGACGGCACGCTCGACTACACGGATGAAACGCTTCGGCAACTGGACTTTGTCATCGCTTCGATCCATTCCGCTTTCTCTCAATCGGAAGCAACCATCCACGCGCGTTTAAATGCAGCGCTGGACCACCCATGTGTTGATCTCATTGCCCATCCGACGGGCCGCCTTATCGGCAAGCGGCAAGGATACGGGGTGGATTTGGACTGGCTTTTCAAACGGGCGGCAGAAACAGGGACGGCGTTAGAACTGAATGCAAACCCCAACCGCTTGGATTTGTCTGCAGACGCGCTCAAACGCGCGGTCGACCAAGGAGTAACCATTGCCATCAACACCGATGCGCACCGTGCTGAAGGATTGGGCCAAATGGCGTTTGGCATCGGCACGGCAAAGAAGGCGTTTCTCCTTGCGGATCAAGTGCTGAATACGTGGCCGTTGGAAAAATTGGAAAGCCATTTAAAAAACAAACGAATGTTGACGGAAAAATGA